In the Juglans microcarpa x Juglans regia isolate MS1-56 chromosome 6D, Jm3101_v1.0, whole genome shotgun sequence genome, one interval contains:
- the LOC121234108 gene encoding peroxidase 20 translates to MAVARIIFMVVIAVLFFLVFHGSSETLGTADLPDLVLDYYKQTCPSVEQIVRRNVEVAVFKDPRMAASLLRLHFHDCFVMGCDASVLLESQGSMVSEKQAGPNLNSLRGFEVIDEIKNVLEEACPYTVSCADILALVARDAVLLRGGPGWNVLLGRRDSLKASFSGANQFIPAPNSSLETLIANFQDQGLDVADLVALSGSHTMGRARCLSFRQRVYDVSTEHDYDRYKRHTTFRRILRSICPESGRDNEFAPLDFMTPARFDNHYYLNILEGEGLLGSDNALVAEDDEGEIRRQVWAYASNQKLFFESFVKSVVKMGNINVLTGNEGEIRRNCRFVNS, encoded by the exons ATGGCTGTTGCCAGAATAATATTCATGGTCGTAATtgcagtacttttttttttggtttttcatgGGAGTTCTGAAACCTTGGGTACTGCCGACCTTCCTGATCTAGTTCTTGACTATTACAAACAAACTTGTCCCTCAGTTGAACAGATTGTGAGACGCAATGTTGAGGTTGCTGTGTTTAAAGATCCTCGAATGGCTGCTTCTCTCCTCCGCTTACATTTCCATGATTGTTTTGTCATG GGGTGCGATGCTTCGGTCCTTTTGGAAAGCCAAGGGAGCATGGTTAGTGAAAAGCAAGCAGGACCTAACCTCAACTCCCTACGTGGATTTGAGGTCATTGATGAGATCAAAAATGTTTTGGAAGAGGCTTGTCCCTATACTGTTTCCTGTGCTGATATACTAGCCCTTGTTGCTCGTGATGCAGTTTTATTG agAGGAGGGCCAGGATGGAACGTCTTGCTAGGAAGGAGAGACTCCCTGAAAGCAAGCTTTAGTGGTGCCAACCAGTTCATCCCTGCTCCAAATTCCTCTCTGGAGACTCTCATTGCTAATTTTCAAGATCAAGGCCTCGATGTGGCAGACCTGGTTGCTTTATCAG GTAGCCATACGATGGGAAGGGCAAGGTGTTTAAGCTTCAGGCAAAGGGTATACGATGTGAGCACTGAACATGATTATGATCGTTACAAGAGACACACAACTTTTAGAAGAATCCTACGGTCCATATGCCCAGAATCAGGAAGAGACAACGAGTTTGCACCGCTTGATTTTATGACTCCGGCCAGATTTGACAATCACTACTACCTTAATATTCTCGAGGGAGAAGGTTTGTTAGGATCTGACAATGCGTTGGTAGCAGAAGACGATGAGGGGGAAATAAGAAGGCAGGTGTGGGCTTATGCCTCTAATCAAAAGCTTTTTTTCGAATCATTTGTGAAATCTGTGGTGAAGATGGGGAACATCAATGTACTCACCGGAAATGAAGGAGAAATCAGAAGGAATTGTAGGTTTGTCAACTCCTAG